A genomic window from Nematostella vectensis chromosome 9, jaNemVect1.1, whole genome shotgun sequence includes:
- the LOC116614155 gene encoding uncharacterized protein LOC116614155, giving the protein MSGKLVLKKKVRGAHRGAATKLIRKVNEILDLEEHSEDEKLAIRQLRDSAKEKAETLRALGGEVIELSAGKEDSEELEAIITEGDEMRARLHEVIHRMEGLMALWDQPASPAISPASLPSSPARSSTSTKARVRARLPKLEVPKFGGKIQEWPEFWDSFESAIDSNEALADVDKFAYLKRLLLDEAKQTIAGFAMTAANYGAAIEILRKRYGKTEAIQRSHINDLLNLSPVFNDGDLTRLRRFYDVAKTHFRGLEALNVNETSYSGIVVPALLQKLPNSFRLTITRRYQNFMS; this is encoded by the coding sequence ATGAGTGGGAAGTTAGTCCTGAAAAAGAAAGTGCGTGGAGCTCATAGAGGGGCAGCAACGAAGTTGATTAGAAAGGTAAATGAGATCTTGGATCTTGAAGAACACAGCGAAGATGAGAAGTTAGCGATCCGCCAGCTCCGAGACAGCGCCAAAGAAAAGGCAGAGACCCTTCGCGCACTCGGCGGTGAGGTCATCGAGTTGTCGGCGGGGAAAGAAGATAGCGAAGAGCTCGAGGCAATCATAACGGAGGGCGACGAGATGCGGGCGAGACTGCACGAGGTTATCCACAGGATGGAGGGGTTAATGGCACTGTGGGATCAACCCGCATCCCCAGCGATCAGCCCGGCTAGCTTGCCTAGTTCACCGGCAAGGTCTTCTACCTCTACTAAGGCGAGAGTGAGAGCAAGGCTACCTAAGCTTGAAGTGCCGAAATTTGGTGGCAAAATACAAGAATGGCCGGAATTCTGGGACTCCTTTGAGAGCGCCATTGATAGCAATGAGGCGCTCGCGGACGTAGATAAGTTCGCTTATCTGAAGAGGTTACTGTTAGACGAGGCGAAACAGACCATTGCTGGTTTCGCGATGACCGCGGCAAACTACGGCGCTGCTATCGAAATACTTCGCAAGCGATATGGCAAAACCGAGGCTATACAGCGGTCGCACATTAACGACCTACTTAACCTGTCGCCTGTTTTTAACGATGGGGACTTAACGAGGCTGAGGCGGTTCTACGATGTAGCGAAGACGCATTTCCGAGGACTAGAAGCTCTAAATGTAAATGAAACAAGTTATTCGGGGATCGTGGTACCGGCCCTGCTACAGAAGTTGCCGAACTCGTTCCGGCTCACAATCACCCGTAGATATCAAAACTTCATGTCATGA